In Leopardus geoffroyi isolate Oge1 chromosome D1, O.geoffroyi_Oge1_pat1.0, whole genome shotgun sequence, the genomic stretch TGAAGTGTTGTTTTATATCCTGTTGtatatttaagaataaacttttgtttaaaaaaaaaaaaaaaagcctgaggtCTTTCATACCTATTTAAGCATTTTTGTGTTAGTCCTTTCTAAGCGAAAGACAGCTGCAAAGTTAAACTTCCTGCCATAATAATATTTGGAGTTCAACATTTCATGGCAGGCAGGACAGTAAGTCCTgctgtgtatacatttttatacttGTTTCACCCTTGTATATTCTCTCTGGTCCTAGCTGAGCCCAAAGGGTGGGCTTTTCCAGTTGTCAGCATTTTACTCTCTATGGTTGCATTGGGTTGCTTTGGGGTATCAGCTCCTGGTGCTTACGCATCTGTTTCCTGCTGTCTGTTCCTCAGGGACACTATGTGGCGCATCTTTACTGGATCATTGCTAGTGGAGGAGAAGTCAAGTGCCCTTCTGCATGACCTTCGAGAGATTGAGGCCTGGATCTATCGATTGCTGCGCTCCCCAGTGCCTGTTTCTGGGCAGAAGCGAGTAGACATTGAAGTCCTACCCCAGGAGCTCCAACAAGCTCTGACCTTTGCTCTTCCAGACCCTTCTCGATTCACCCTAGTGGATTTCCCACTGCACCTTCCCTTGGAACTTCTGGGTGTGGATGCCTGTCTTCAGGTGCTAACCTGCATCCTGTTAGAGCACAAGGTGAGAGAGCCAGCTTTTTAGATCTTTAAGGACAGGGACTacatcttcttcatctttttgtcTCTAGGAGGTAACATGGTGCCAGGTATACGGCAGTACTCAGTAGATGTGGGTTGAATTAAGTGGGATGTGTTCAGAGGGTTTGCCACTCAGGTGAATTATCCTTAGCTAGACTGAACTAATTCTCTGGAAGTATCAGTAGTTCTAGTCTAATGAGTGGTCCTGGCATTGGGCGAACAAGAGCCAGAAAAGTAAGGCATGAGGCAGGGATAATTGTGGAAGCCATGCTCATGGAGCCCTACACATggtgaaatggaaattaaattgtAGCATTGGAAACTTTCCCCATAAACCTTATTTAGGCTGTTGGATGATCCTTATGGTATGGCTTGTGGCAGGTGGTGCTACAGTCCCGAGACTACAATGCCCTTTCCATGTCTGTGATGGCGTTTGTGGCGATGATCTACCCATTGGAGTATATGTTTCCTGTAATCCCACTGTTGCCCACCTGCATGGCATCGGCAGAACAGGTGAGTTTCAGGTGTTTTCTGGCTCTGTCACCTTTGTCTTCCAACTCTGGCCAGCTCTGAGGGAGAACGCCTGATGCCAAGAAGTTGTAAATCAGTACTGGTCTTCAATCCTTTACTCTAACTTCTTTGTCTGCAAAACATGACCTAACTTTGAACTGATTTGATGGCAAAACTTGTgttatttgtggtttttatttatcaGAGTAAATGTTAATCATTATAGGTTACTGGCCATGCTCCTGCAGGTGTTacataatatacagaatatacacTGTCGgctttctaaaatctgaaaaattatgAATACTAAAACACACCTAGCCTCAAGAGTTTTGGAAAAGAGATTATGGACCTGCATTTCCTCATCAAGAAAAATCCTCATGTGATAAGTGATCGaaatatgtttagtttttgtttcttaccctcttattttttttctacagctACTGTTGGCTCCAACTCCGTACATCATTGGGGTCCCTGCCAGCTTCTTCCTCTACAAACTGGACTTCAAAATGCCTGATGATGTATGGCTGGTGGATCTGGACAGCAATAGGGTAAGGTTCTTGGCTGAGATATTATAGAGTCCAGAATAGGATTGTGTTCTGTTTTTCTAGATTATTCCCAAGAAGGTCCTCAGTTGGTGGGTGATTTGTCTTGTGTGACTCAttgataccattttttttaatgcttagctTTTACTTTATTGGATAATAGGCCCTTGGTTAAGACCCAAACGAGTACAAGATTTAGTTTTGCCAGAATGAAGTGCTCCCCCGCATCTAGAAGCAGTAGGCAGTTGTGGTTGTGGGACCACTGCCTATGGTGtaggtcatctcatggttttcCTGGATATGGTTTCTAGTAAGACAGTGCCTTTCAGGCTTAAAATGTACAGTAATATTCTGTAGTGTGAATATACTCAAATTTCAGCAGGAAGCCCTTATATCTGTTTATagtaaaagtttagaaaatacaaataagtgtaaagaaataaataaaaaccaggggcatctgagtggctgtcgggtaagggtccaactcttgattttggctcaggtgatgatctcatggttcatgggtttgagccctgctttgggcttcaTGCTAAcattgtggagtctgcttggaatattctctctctctctttctctctctctctgactcttcccctcccacacgtgcacactcgctctctcaaaataaactttgaaaaaaaaaaaaaagaaaaaccatagtCCTATTGTCTGGACGTAGTCTCCAGTAACATTGAGGTATATTTCTTTtcaggtgtgtatgtatatcacaGCCGTGTATATGTGTGCCCCTAATACAcgtgtatatgtaatatatttgtaTGCATAATATACATGTtcacatatatgtgaaaatactGTGTATACAACTTCCACTTAACCCTTACGTAAGAGTAACTCCTGAGCGATTAATTCTAAGGTCgtgccttttgtcttttttctggtGCAGGTGATTGCCCCCACCAATGCAGAAGTGCTACCAATCCTGCCAGAACCGGAATCATTGGAGCTGAAAAAGCATCTGAAGCAGGTGAgtgaagaatgaagaggaagaggagcgGTAGCTACTCCCGGGTGGCTGCAGAGGCTGTAGCTGTTGTGAGAGCCCGTTTCCCTTCGGACCTCAGGTGGAATAGGTTTTCTTAGCCTCGGGTGGGCTTAAGAAGAGGTGTATCACATTTCTGGGTGGCAGGATGACTCTCAAAAAGGCTATTAGATATCTTCTAATTCATTGTATGCCTCCCACCCTCTAATACTTAGAAtgctatacatacatacatatatatatatataaaaaccttcattttctgtttcttgtcacGTGTACCATTCTTTGTGGCTTAGAGTGTTCTCTCAGTCCTGTAAGGAAAGAACTAGTTGTTTGGATAGTCTGGctccttttatattttcctcCTGAATTGACCTCTAGGTCCCTGAAGAATGCTTTCTTCAAAAATTCCTCTCTTTGAATAAtctcttaaatacattttttcattgcttttcttcctctcctgcaTGCTGAACACAGTACCTGAAGGTAAAATATGACAAGGCCCCATTCCTTTGCCCTGTTGTATGTGTTATGTAGGTCCACTAGTAGATAGCTCcgtatttatttttaggaatccCTTTGCCCTGTTGTATGTGTTATGTAGAACCACCAGTAGATAGCTCcgtatttatttttaggaatccTTGTTGTCATCTTCAGGGTCTTCAGGAATCTCTGTGTTGTCTTAGTTGCTAAGCAGTACCTCTGCTTGGTGTAAATGGGTCATTTTGTAGCATCCCTCTCATCATCCCTGCTGATGTAATATGGTGTCTTGTTACTGCAGAGTCTGTGAGGATTGCAAGTTGAGAaagttctctgtcttcctttgccGTGTTTTCATTCTTGATGGTTACTTTAGTATGACTAATGAGATGGAGAGATTGATATATAGAATGGTACTTTAAATGTTGGTAGGAGTTAAGATCCTTGGGCTCCTTAATCCTGTGTCCTTCCCCCCGCTACTtgaagtgtggtccatggaccagcagtGTTACTTTGCCTGCGGTTGTTAAAAGTGCAGAATCACCCCAGATATATTGAACCAGAAAAATCTGCACTTTTAACAACATTCCCGATGACTCCAATGCTCATGTATATTTAAGGAAGCCCTGCTGGtctagaccagtggttttcaaactgccCCATGGAGCCTCATAGGGGCTGATTTAGGCTGGTAACACTGAGCACGTGAGGTTCTGGGTTCCTTATGTCCTTCAGAGAAGCTTTACTTTTACGTGTCtcagttgtttatattttcatacagATTTCAACATGTTGttgaaaaagaacatttcatggctaaaataaatttgaaaattattgccCTGGACTTCAGATTTGATCAGGTTGCCTTGAACCAACCTGGCTTAAACTGCAAGGCTACATAATTCAGATCATCTTCTAAAGGTTAAAGTACGGTATTTGGATTCTGATTTCAAAGATTAAGGCTCTTTCCTAGGAGATGAGATTGGTCAGCTGCTCAGGAATCTGCCTTCTATAGGGGATTTCTTGTTGTTCCACAGGCCCTTGCCAGCATGAGTCTCAACACCCAGCCCATCCTCAATCTGGAGAAATTCCATGAAGGCCAAGAGATCCCCCTTCTCTTGGGAAGGCCCTCTAACGACTTGCAGTCCACACCTTCCACTGAATTCAACCCACTCATTTATGGCAATGATGTAGATTCTGTGGATGTCGCAACCAGGTACGACCAAGTCAACTAGACCATCACAGGTGCTTAGATTGGGTTCTGCTCTCTCATTACGTGTATTTGTCACCTTagtaaaagcaaagaagaatTAATTCATCGTACTTTCAGGCGTTTTAGGCCTTGAGTGAAGAAAGAGATTGATGATTCTTTAAGATCCCTTCCCCTTTGATGTTGGAAGCCTGTGAAATGATGACTTGGGGAGGTGGTCTGACACCTTGGATCATAGGAATCCTTCTAGCGCAGGGTGTGGGACTTGAATTATCTCACCATCCCCTTCTTCCCCAGAGTGGCCATGGTCCGCTTCTTCAACTCCCCCAACGTGCTGCAGGGTTTTCAGATGCACACACGTACCCTGCGCCTCTTCCCTCGGCCTGTGGTAGCTTTTCAAGCTGGCTCCTTTCTAGCCTCACGTCCCCGACAGACTCCTTTTGCTGAGAAGCTGGCCAGGACTCAGGCTGTGGAGTACTTTGGCGAATGGGTCCTTAACCCCACCAACTATGCCTTCCAGCGAATTCACAACAGTGAGtccacctgcccctgcctcttTGTCCTCCTGATGGctcttccctttgcttttcccttttctcatcttTGATCTGCCCCTTCCATTCCTATTTTGCTTTAGACGTTTCCCtacctttcttctttgttttgcttgttttttttcctccttgttgctaactctattctttttttctctgtgggtAGATATGTTTGATCCAGCCCTGATTGGTGACAAGCCAAAGTGGTATGCTCATCAGCTGCAGCCTATCCATTATCGAGTCTATGATAGCAATTCCCAGCTGGCGGAGGCACTGAGTGTGCCACCAGAGCGTGACTCTGACTCGGACCCTACTGATGACAGGTGAGCAGCAGCAAAACCGCTTTTTAAGGTCGAGAGGCTCTCGCTAGTCCTTATTGAGCACTATGGCAGAACCTCATAGGACTTAAACATTAGTGTTTGAAGCCTTGATGATATTTTGGTTGATTGTTTTGTGTTAGCTTCCTTATTTTATCTTGTTCCCTGACCTTAagagttttcctctttttttttttaagtttttaattttaattccaatatagttagcatacagtgttatgttagtttcaggtgtacaatacggTGATCCAGCAATTCTCACATTAGCCAGTGCTCATCATCATAAGTGTAGTCTTTAatcccatcacttatttcattcgtccccccatccacctcccctccagtagcCAAGTGTGCTCtatattgttaagagtctctttcttggtttgtctctctcttttttcttttgttcgattactttgtttcttgaattccacatataagtgaaatcatatggtatttgtctttctctgcttagcaaaatacactctagctccatccatgttgttgcaaatggcaagatttcattcttttttatgactgaataatagtccagggtgtgtgtgtgtgtgtgtgtgtgtgtgtgtgtgtgtgtgtgtatgtgtgtgtatgagaatgctccccttttttttttcctaatgctgATTGCTGGTACTTTTCCTGccccttcattctgttttatttttatttttatttttgtgctcTTCACTCTGTAGTGGCAGTGATAGCATGGATTATGATGACTCAAGCTCTTCTTACTCCTCCCTTGGTGACTTTGTCAGTGAAATGATGAAATGTGACATCAATGGTGATACCCCTAGTAAGTGTACTTGAGGAGATGGGCCAGCTCTGGGAGGGGTTGGAGGCTCTGGGATGGTGTGGTCTGTACCTGCCACCTTGGGTTTTGGCAGATGTGGATCCATTGACGCATGCAGCCCTGGGGGATGCCAGTGAGGTGGAGATTGCTGAGCTGCAGAACCAGAAGGAATCAGAGGAACCTGGCCCAGACAGCGAGAACCCTCAGGAAAACCCCCCGCTGCGCTCCAGCTCCAGCACCACCGCCAGCAGTAGCCCCAGCACCGTCGTCCATGGAGCTAATTCTGTACGTGAAGACTTGGAAGGGCGGATAAGTGAGAACTGTTACTTATGTGGGTCACACCTCCATTAGGAAGGCGAGGCTGAAGCTGTTAATTTGCCTCTTCATAGtcttcctgttttcctctctATACATCCCATAGCTTAGAGCCTAAGAGACGTAGTTTTGACTCCAGAAGGAACTCGTCGGGCTTTGTTCAGGGCTTAGCTAAGGTCCCCTTTGCATGGTTtgtggggacagagagcaggagtgTCATAGAGATCTTTTCTCACACATTCCCTTAGGATAGGAGATGGGAATCTAATAGACCTGGCTTGGCCTTGCCAAACTGAGGTAGGTAGGTATCACTGGGCACCAGGTgaccagtttttatttaatatggcCTTTAGGAACCTGCTGACTCAACGGAGGTGGACGATAAGGCAGCAGTAGGCGTTTCCAAGCCCCTCCCTACCACGCCTCCCAGCATTGGCAAATCGACCGCGGACAGGCGTCAGACAGAAATTGGAGAGGGGTCAGTGCGCCGGCGAACCTATGACAATCCATACTTCGAGCCCCAATATGGCTTTCCCCCTGAGGAAGATGATGATGAGCAGGGGGAAAGTTACACTCCCCGATTCAGCCAACATGTCAATGGCAATCGGTGAGAGCCTGGGGATTCCTTCTAGGTGGGTGACTGAAGGACCTCACCACAGAGGACCCCGGGTGAGGGTTAATCAGAAAGAGAAGTCTGAATGTTCTTGTGACCCGCCATCCCATGGTGGTGCCTTGATCTAGGCATATAGAAATTGTGGGAAGGGAGCGGTGACTGCAGTGTAGCATAGGGCCCACACTTCCAAGAGTAGGTACCCCTGCCTGGGGCTCATAGGTGCCACTGTGCATTCAAGGGCTCAAAAGCTGCTGCGGCCCAACAGCTTGAAACTGGCAAGCGACTCAGACGCAGAATCAGACTCTCGAGCGAGCTCTCCCACCTCCACCGTCTCCAACAACAGCACCGAGGGCTTCGGGGGCATCATGTCTTTTGCCAGTAAGTGCCTTCTGCTCTCATGCCTCTGTCCCGTTTTCTATGCAGTGGGGCCTGACTATGGTGGATGCTGCTTAGAACTTCAGAGGTAGAACTGGGTTGGCATTATCAAGCCCCAGTTCAGGTTGTTGCGGTGATAGTGAATAAGGTATTTCCAAGGGAAGTCAataaaggacagagacagagtagtCACTATCTTTATACCCAGAGATTTCAGTCTGTTTTGGGTAAGACAGCTGGTCAACTGAAAGATAgtcattatattaaaaatcatacacTTGTATGTATATCTTGTGGAAATATTCTGGTCATATTTGATTTGGGTACATATCTAATACCTTTTTTGCGTGGTGAAGGACTTTTTCATGAACATGCTTTGAAATCTATATGAGGTGACTTTTGTGCCTAGAGAATATTTCCAGAAATGAGGGGTGGTATCAGTTAAAGGTTGAGGACAGCCCAGGGGCCAGAGAAAGCCAACATTGGGTATAATTATGATTGTGAGTTTTTCTCAGAAGCCAGACAGGGACAGCACCAACTTTTGACCAAAAGTGCATTAACTGTATGGCTTTCATGCTGAGTTAGCAGTTGATGGGACATTTGTCCGTCCCCATGGGAGGTAGTCAGAGAAAGTTCTTACTGGGTTTTGAGCTATCCTGACAGTGGCCCCCATGTTTGCCCTGAATTAGACTTGGTCCTCTCTAAGGTAGATCAGAGGTACTGGGATTATgtttgaaaaggagaaagatggAGATGATGATATACTTATGCTCCTAACTCCTCGCTCTCACACCCTCCCCTTGATAGGCAGCCTATATCGGAACCACAGTACAAGCTTCAGCCTTTCAAACCTCACGCTACCCACCAAAGGTGCCCGAGAGAAGACCACACCCTTCCCCAGTCTGAAAGGTAACTACAGCCCTCCTTCTGCCTTACCAGGATTCTCCAGAAGATATTTCAGGCCTACGGGTGCTTGTCAGGAGCCCTGCGTATGACGAATCATTTGATCTGGCTGTTGCCCCTCATACCGCTTCTCATGGCTTTCATTGCACATTATGGGCTCTACTCGTTTTCAGATGGAAAGTGTCTTTGTAGCTGAAGAGACGGCCCTGTCGTATCATTTAGGATAATAGCAACTGAGATCACCGCTGCTTCTTAGGGGGAGCTTTGTCAGGTGTACATAATTAACACAGGGATCGTCAGCTGCTGCCAGTGATCTGCCAGGTTCCTGCTGCATGAATATAGGACAAGCTTCATCCCGATTAGCTGGCCCACTGAGGGATGCTCATAGAGAGCCTGGCAGTGTTACAGCGTCAGGAAGCCTCTTTGGCTTCCTGTCAACGTAGGGCCTGTGGGTGGGCCAGGTAGTATCGGTTGGCTTCTCCGGGCATTTAAGAccttatttgattttcatttgtgatCGCTGAGAGTTTGAAGAGCTCTTCTGCATTTACtctgacttttgtttgttttctctagaTGTTGTGCTGAACTATTTAATTACACTAGAAAGCATAGTGAGAAGCAGCTCCATATATTTTTCACCTGACTTCTCTTCCCAGTGATTAAAAATCCCAGGAATCTAAGGAGTGTTCTTTGGTGGGGCTGGAAACATAGGATagatgggcagagggacagaatAGCTAGTGGCGTAGGGGATTAACTAGCACTGTGGCGTAAATCTGCACCTGACTCTGTAGGTTAGGGGTAGAAAAGTGTTAGCGTCACCGGCTTTCATTTGATACAGTTGGGGAGGGGAGCAATTGAAGTGCTTTCACTGCATGCTCATGCTTCATTTGTGCACTTCCCACTCCCATCCACCTCCCATCCTCACACGCCAACCCCACGTCCCATGACAGCATCTGCAAGatgggtctcctctctctgcataCCAGCAAGCCCTGTGGACCCTGTGCTAGATGTTTCATGAAAACCAGCGGTCCTTCTTTCATGCATGTGCCTGTTTAGTACCCGAAGGTCCCTTGTGTCATGTACCCTGCCCCTGGCTCTGAGAGGCCATAGTCTTAAGAATGGTCTTTCCTAGAGCCTTGGTTGATTCCTGATCTCTTGGCTTCCAGCTCTGAGGTGCCTGAGAACTAAGGTTATGTGCACTAAGCTTTGGGAGAATCCTCAGACTATCTGACTTACAGCTCCATCGAGGGATATAGGGGTTGTGGTATCATGGTGCACCTACTAATTGTGTATTTTGTGTCCCAGTATTTGGGCTAAATACTCTAATGGAGATTGTTACTGAAGCCGGCCCCGGGAGTGGTGAAGGTGGGTCTTGCCCGTGAGCTGTGCATGATCTTTTTTTCCTAGCATCTTCTGTGCCTGCCTGAGGGCCATCCTCCTCATGGAGCAAGCGGTACCACATGGGTGACCTGCCTTGCCCTGTCCCCCGTGACGCCCGTGCTTGCCCGTGGGGCATGCTGCTGGTGCATGTGGAGTGGCCTGAGTCTCCATCCCCACTTCCTCCACATTGCCATGGCTGGTTTCTACCTATGTGTGATGCCCTGGGGTCACCCTCACCCGGCCCTTCTGGGGAACGGGTGTGGAACGTGGCTTCCCAGGGCTGTGCTGACAAGGCTGCTGGACTACAGTAGTGATGTCTCTCATTCCTACCTTCCTGGCTATAGGAAACAGGAGGGCCTTAGTGGACCAGAAGTCATCTGTTATTAAACACAGCCCAACAGTGAAAAGAGAGCCTCCATCACCTCAGGGTCGATCCAGCAATTCTAGGTAATCCATGGCTAAGCTATTACAAAAGATCTCTGATAGAGGTAGCGATTCCTGTACCACACTGTAGGGAGGCTCAGGAGTGGGAGAGAACCTGTCAGTTGGGTGGATGAAATCAATTCTTGGGAGCCCTGCGCATTCTGACTTCCCATGCAACAGTAGTAGCTCACCCTGGTGAGAAGAATGAAACAGCAGTGGTGGGTATGTGGGCACACCAGGCGATCTGGAgcggtggggggtgcaggggactTGCACCCCTGGAGGCTTGGCTTTGCGTTTTGCCCCTGGAGGCAAACATCTAGTCTGGTGAAAGAGGCGGGGTGCTCTGCAAAGAAGCCGATGACCACAGAAGCTGTGTGTGGACCCCGTAGTGAGAACCAGCAGTTCCTGAAGGAGGTGGTGCACAGTGTGCTGGACGGCCAGGGCGTTGGCTGGCTCAACATGAAAAAGGTGCGCCGGCTGCTGGAGAGTGAGCAGCTGCGCGTCTTTGTCCTGAGCAAGCTGAACCGCACAGTGCAGTCGGAGGACGACGCCCGGCAAGATGTCATCCCTGATGTGGTCAGTGTCTGGGGTGAGGAGCTGGAATCAACTGCCGGAGGGACCTGGACCCCGAAGGCAATTTTGCCCACTCCAGCCCCTGGGTTATTGTTGCAGGAGGTCAGTCGAAAGGTGTACAAGGGGATGCTAGACCTGCTCAAGTGCACGGTGCTCAGCCTGGAGCAGTCCTATGCCCACGCGGGCCTGGGAGGCATGGCCAGCACCTTTGGGCTTCTGGAGATTGCCCAGACCCACTACTACAGTAAAGGTAGGGATCGCACCAGCTGGGTGGGCGCTGTCCACAACTCTTCCACTCATCTCCAAAGAAGGCTTGTTCCTTCACAGGTTTCCCAGTGCCAGGCTGTTTCCCCTCAGGCTTCggggtttcc encodes the following:
- the MADD gene encoding MAP kinase-activating death domain protein isoform X1 gives rise to the protein MVQKKKFCPRLLDYLVIVGARHPSSDSVAQTPELLRRYPLEDHAEFPLPPDVVFFCQPEGCLSVRQRRMSLRDDTSFVFTLTDKDTGVTRYGICVNFYRSFQKRMPKEKGEGGGGSRGKEGPRATCASEEVGTESSESGLSLQPPNADSAPEVNQSPRGKPRAKAGSRSRNSTLTSLCVLSHYPFFSTFRECLYTLKRLVDCCSERLLGKKLGIPRGIQRDTMWRIFTGSLLVEEKSSALLHDLREIEAWIYRLLRSPVPVSGQKRVDIEVLPQELQQALTFALPDPSRFTLVDFPLHLPLELLGVDACLQVLTCILLEHKVVLQSRDYNALSMSVMAFVAMIYPLEYMFPVIPLLPTCMASAEQLLLAPTPYIIGVPASFFLYKLDFKMPDDVWLVDLDSNRVIAPTNAEVLPILPEPESLELKKHLKQYLKALASMSLNTQPILNLEKFHEGQEIPLLLGRPSNDLQSTPSTEFNPLIYGNDVDSVDVATRVAMVRFFNSPNVLQGFQMHTRTLRLFPRPVVAFQAGSFLASRPRQTPFAEKLARTQAVEYFGEWVLNPTNYAFQRIHNNMFDPALIGDKPKWYAHQLQPIHYRVYDSNSQLAEALSVPPERDSDSDPTDDSGSDSMDYDDSSSSYSSLGDFVSEMMKCDINGDTPNVDPLTHAALGDASEVEIAELQNQKESEEPGPDSENPQENPPLRSSSSTTASSSPSTVVHGANSEPADSTEVDDKAAVGVSKPLPTTPPSIGKSTADRRQTEIGEGSVRRRTYDNPYFEPQYGFPPEEDDDEQGESYTPRFSQHVNGNRAQKLLRPNSLKLASDSDAESDSRASSPTSTVSNNSTEGFGGIMSFASSLYRNHSTSFSLSNLTLPTKGAREKTTPFPSLKVFGLNTLMEIVTEAGPGSGEGNRRALVDQKSSVIKHSPTVKREPPSPQGRSSNSSENQQFLKEVVHSVLDGQGVGWLNMKKVRRLLESEQLRVFVLSKLNRTVQSEDDARQDVIPDVEVSRKVYKGMLDLLKCTVLSLEQSYAHAGLGGMASTFGLLEIAQTHYYSKEPDKRKRSPTESVNTPVGKDPGLAGRGDPKAMTQLRVPQLGPRAPSAAGKGPKELDTRSLKEENFVASIELWNKHQEVKKQKALEKQRPEVIKPVFDLGETEEKKSQISADSGVSLTSGSQRTDPDSVIGVSPAVMIRSSSQDSEVSTVVSNSSGETLGADSDLSSNAGDGAGGEGSAHLASSRGTLSDSEIETNSATSTIFGKAHSLKPSVKEKLVGSPVRSSEDVSQRVYLYEGLLGRDKGSMWDQLEDAAMETFSISKERSTLWDQMQFWEDAFLDAVMLEREGMGMDQGPQEMIDRYLSLGEHDRKRLEDDEDRLLATLLHNLISYMLLMKVNKNDIRKKVRRLMGKSHIGLVYSQQINEVLDQLANLNGRDLSIRSSGSRHMKKQTFVVHAGTDTNGDIFFMEVCDDCVVLRSNIGTVYERWWYEKLINMTYCPKTKVLCLWRRNGSETQLNKFYTKKCRELYYCVKDSMERAAARQQSIKPGPELGGEFPVQDMKTGEGGLLQVTLEGINLKFMHNQERKVFIELNHIKKCNTVRGVFVLEEFVPEIKEVVSHKYKTPMAHEICYSVLCLFSYVAAVRSSEEDLRTPPRPVSS
- the MADD gene encoding MAP kinase-activating death domain protein isoform X2, with the translated sequence MVQKKKFCPRLLDYLVIVGARHPSSDSVAQTPELLRRYPLEDHAEFPLPPDVVFFCQPEGCLSVRQRRMSLRDDTSFVFTLTDKDTGVTRYGICVNFYRSFQKRMPKEKGEGGGGSRGKEGPRATCASEEVGTESSESGLSLQPPNADSAPEVNQSPRGKPRAKAGSRSRNSTLTSLCVLSHYPFFSTFRECLYTLKRLVDCCSERLLGKKLGIPRGIQRDTMWRIFTGSLLVEEKSSALLHDLREIEAWIYRLLRSPVPVSGQKRVDIEVLPQELQQALTFALPDPSRFTLVDFPLHLPLELLGVDACLQVLTCILLEHKVVLQSRDYNALSMSVMAFVAMIYPLEYMFPVIPLLPTCMASAEQLLLAPTPYIIGVPASFFLYKLDFKMPDDVWLVDLDSNRVIAPTNAEVLPILPEPESLELKKHLKQYLKALASMSLNTQPILNLEKFHEGQEIPLLLGRPSNDLQSTPSTEFNPLIYGNDVDSVDVATRVAMVRFFNSPNVLQGFQMHTRTLRLFPRPVVAFQAGSFLASRPRQTPFAEKLARTQAVEYFGEWVLNPTNYAFQRIHNNMFDPALIGDKPKWYAHQLQPIHYRVYDSNSQLAEALSVPPERDSDSDPTDDSGSDSMDYDDSSSSYSSLGDFVSEMMKCDINGDTPNVDPLTHAALGDASEVEIAELQNQKESEEPGPDSENPQENPPLRSSSSTTASSSPSTVVHGANSEPADSTEVDDKAAVGVSKPLPTTPPSIGKSTADRRQTEIGEGSVRRRTYDNPYFEPQYGFPPEEDDDEQGESYTPRFSQHVNGNRAQKLLRPNSLKLASDSDAESDSRASSPTSTVSNNSTEGFGGIMSFASSLYRNHSTSFSLSNLTLPTKGAREKTTPFPSLKVFGLNTLMEIVTEAGPGSGEGNRRALVDQKSSVIKHSPTVKREPPSPQGRSSNSSENQQFLKEVVHSVLDGQGVGWLNMKKVRRLLESEQLRVFVLSKLNRTVQSEDDARQDVIPDVEVSRKVYKGMLDLLKCTVLSLEQSYAHAGLGGMASTFGLLEIAQTHYYSKEPDKRKRSPTESVNTPVGKDPGLAGRGDPKAMTQLRVPQLGPRAPSAAGKGPKELDTRSLKEENFVASIELWNKHQEVKKQKALEKQRPEVIKPVFDLGETEEKKSQISADSGVSLTSGSQRTDPDSVIGVSPAVMIRSSSQDSEVSTVSNSSGETLGADSDLSSNAGDGAGGEGSAHLASSRGTLSDSEIETNSATSTIFGKAHSLKPSVKEKLVGSPVRSSEDVSQRVYLYEGLLGRDKGSMWDQLEDAAMETFSISKERSTLWDQMQFWEDAFLDAVMLEREGMGMDQGPQEMIDRYLSLGEHDRKRLEDDEDRLLATLLHNLISYMLLMKVNKNDIRKKVRRLMGKSHIGLVYSQQINEVLDQLANLNGRDLSIRSSGSRHMKKQTFVVHAGTDTNGDIFFMEVCDDCVVLRSNIGTVYERWWYEKLINMTYCPKTKVLCLWRRNGSETQLNKFYTKKCRELYYCVKDSMERAAARQQSIKPGPELGGEFPVQDMKTGEGGLLQVTLEGINLKFMHNQERKVFIELNHIKKCNTVRGVFVLEEFVPEIKEVVSHKYKTPMAHEICYSVLCLFSYVAAVRSSEEDLRTPPRPVSS